A genomic segment from Leptolyngbya boryana PCC 6306 encodes:
- a CDS encoding polyphosphate kinase 2 family protein, producing the protein MKHDRFIVPANTKINLKDYDPAYTDGLTDKAAAQAELQQGVQRLAKYQDILYAQDSYALLILFQAMDAAGKDSTIKHVMSGVNPQGCQVYSFKSPSSEELDHDYLWRSNRALPERGRIGIFNRSYYEETLVVRVHPELLVHQKLPPEANGKEIWDKRFKQINHFEQYLVENGIVVLKFFLNVSKEQQKKRFLARINEPEKNWKFSVSDAKERQHWDQYMEAFEDVFNNTSTSYAPWYIIPADHKWFTRLAVSDIIVSTLKSLHLSYPTVSEVRRAELLEAKKVLESEE; encoded by the coding sequence ATGAAACACGATCGATTTATTGTTCCCGCGAACACAAAGATTAATCTGAAAGACTATGATCCAGCTTATACCGACGGCTTAACCGATAAAGCTGCGGCTCAAGCCGAACTTCAACAAGGGGTGCAACGACTAGCAAAGTATCAAGATATTCTCTACGCTCAAGATTCCTACGCATTGCTGATTTTGTTTCAAGCAATGGATGCCGCAGGAAAAGATAGCACGATCAAACATGTGATGTCGGGTGTCAATCCTCAAGGTTGCCAAGTCTACAGTTTTAAGTCGCCTTCTTCTGAAGAATTAGATCACGATTATCTTTGGCGATCAAATCGGGCCTTACCAGAACGCGGTCGGATTGGCATCTTCAATCGGTCGTACTACGAAGAAACTTTAGTCGTTCGCGTTCACCCAGAACTCTTAGTTCATCAGAAACTTCCACCAGAAGCCAATGGCAAAGAGATCTGGGACAAACGATTCAAGCAGATCAACCATTTTGAACAGTATCTTGTCGAAAATGGCATTGTTGTACTCAAGTTCTTTTTGAATGTTTCTAAGGAACAACAAAAGAAACGATTTCTAGCTCGGATTAATGAACCCGAAAAAAATTGGAAGTTCTCTGTCTCTGATGCTAAAGAACGGCAACACTGGGATCAATACATGGAAGCTTTTGAAGATGTATTTAACAATACGAGTACTAGCTATGCTCCTTGGTATATTATCCCCGCCGATCATAAATGGTTTACCCGGTTAGCCGTCTCAGACATTATTGTGAGTACGTTAAAGTCTTTGCATCTGTCCTATCCCACGGTTAGCGAAGTCCGGCGTGCAGAGTTACTAGAAGCAAAGAAAGTCCTAGAAAGCGAGGAATAA
- a CDS encoding dihydrolipoamide acetyltransferase family protein: MIHEIFMPALSSTMTEGKIVSWLKAPGDKVEKGETVVVVESDKADMDVESFYEGFLATIVVDAGNSAPVGSAIALLAETEAEIEAAKQQATQTTPSAPAATAAATTPTPEPVAAAATNGSSSAPTQNGRIVASPRARKLAKELKVELGAVVGSGPHGRIVAEDIEKAAGKTPTVKPAAKPAAPVAPAVAAAPAPRAASAPVAPTQPGQIKPMTTLQTAVVRNMNASLDVPVFRASYTITTDALDKLYKQVKSKGVTMSALLTKAIAMALQKHPLLYASYVENGIHFNESINIANAVAMEDGGLITPVLKNADQQDLYSLSRNWKDLVDRARSKQLQPDEYSSGTFTVSNLGMFGVDAFDAILPPGQGAILAIGASRPTVVATDDGLLGVRRQMQVNITCDHRIIYGADAAIFLRDLAKLIETDVQSLTL, from the coding sequence ATGATCCACGAAATTTTTATGCCCGCCCTCAGTTCCACCATGACCGAAGGAAAAATCGTGTCCTGGCTCAAAGCTCCGGGCGACAAAGTTGAGAAAGGTGAAACCGTTGTGGTGGTTGAGTCTGACAAGGCTGACATGGACGTAGAATCCTTTTATGAAGGATTTTTAGCTACGATCGTCGTTGATGCAGGCAACTCAGCTCCGGTCGGATCTGCGATCGCGCTCTTAGCTGAAACCGAAGCCGAGATCGAAGCCGCGAAACAACAAGCAACCCAAACTACTCCCAGCGCTCCGGCTGCCACCGCTGCTGCGACAACACCCACTCCAGAACCTGTGGCAGCGGCTGCCACCAATGGCTCATCTAGTGCGCCGACTCAAAACGGACGCATCGTTGCTTCTCCACGCGCACGGAAACTCGCAAAAGAATTAAAAGTTGAACTGGGTGCTGTGGTTGGAAGTGGTCCGCACGGTCGGATTGTGGCAGAAGATATCGAAAAAGCTGCTGGCAAAACCCCAACCGTCAAACCTGCCGCAAAACCTGCTGCACCTGTTGCGCCTGCTGTTGCCGCTGCACCTGCTCCAAGAGCAGCGTCTGCACCTGTTGCTCCAACCCAACCCGGTCAAATCAAGCCGATGACGACCTTGCAAACCGCAGTCGTCCGGAATATGAATGCAAGTTTAGATGTTCCAGTCTTCCGCGCTTCCTACACGATTACAACGGATGCACTCGACAAACTGTACAAGCAGGTGAAATCCAAGGGCGTAACGATGTCAGCCTTGCTGACAAAAGCGATCGCGATGGCGTTGCAAAAACATCCTTTACTGTATGCAAGCTATGTTGAGAACGGTATTCACTTTAATGAATCAATCAACATTGCAAATGCAGTTGCAATGGAAGATGGTGGGTTGATCACTCCTGTATTGAAAAATGCAGATCAGCAAGATCTTTACTCGCTGTCTCGGAACTGGAAAGATTTAGTCGATCGTGCAAGATCAAAACAACTCCAACCCGATGAATATAGTTCTGGAACGTTCACAGTCTCGAACTTAGGCATGTTTGGTGTGGATGCGTTTGATGCAATCTTGCCACCAGGACAGGGAGCGATTTTAGCGATCGGCGCATCTCGTCCAACCGTAGTTGCAACCGATGATGGACTGCTCGGAGTACGCCGACAAATGCAGGTAAATATCACTTGCGATCACCGCATTATTTACGGTGCTGATGCGGCAATCTTCTTGCGTGATTTAGCAAAACTGATTGAAACCGATGTTCAATCGTTGACGCTGTAA
- a CDS encoding ATP adenylyltransferase family protein, which translates to MNELLHLPLLEHPGTLWQRTIEQTQHALSCVALLSIPTSHEFVEQAGVQFLVRIVSNLIRKEAADLKQKQEEKSGHPINPFLPYERDLFVMDISETHVCLLNKFNVVDNHLLIVTRAFEEQEALLTLHDFTAMWACLSEVDGLAFYNAGKAAGASQRHKHLQLVPFPMEKEIDRVPIDPLIKKVRSRDRITQIPEFSFLHAFARFEPETTPEDILQHYYELLETVGIRSNRVMQSAPYNLLATREWMLIVPRSQPGFGGIGVNSLAFAGALLVQTPEQLETLKQLRPLNFLKNVAVMSSIKTG; encoded by the coding sequence ATGAATGAGTTATTGCATCTTCCGCTTCTGGAACATCCAGGAACTCTCTGGCAACGCACGATCGAGCAGACTCAACATGCTCTGTCTTGTGTTGCGTTGCTTTCTATTCCTACAAGTCACGAGTTTGTTGAACAAGCAGGTGTTCAATTTCTCGTACGGATTGTCAGTAACTTAATTCGCAAAGAGGCAGCAGACCTTAAACAAAAACAAGAAGAAAAAAGCGGACATCCCATCAATCCTTTTCTACCGTACGAGCGGGATTTGTTTGTGATGGATATTTCTGAAACGCATGTGTGTCTTCTGAATAAATTTAACGTGGTTGATAACCATCTACTGATTGTGACCCGCGCATTTGAAGAACAAGAAGCCTTACTGACCCTTCATGATTTCACTGCGATGTGGGCATGTTTATCAGAAGTCGATGGTTTAGCTTTCTACAATGCAGGAAAAGCAGCAGGGGCAAGCCAACGACATAAGCATTTGCAACTTGTTCCTTTTCCGATGGAGAAAGAGATTGATCGTGTTCCGATTGATCCCCTGATTAAAAAGGTCAGATCGCGCGATCGCATCACTCAGATTCCTGAATTTTCCTTTCTCCACGCATTCGCAAGATTTGAGCCTGAAACCACACCTGAAGACATTCTTCAACACTATTACGAGCTACTAGAAACAGTTGGAATCCGCTCTAATCGTGTGATGCAGTCGGCTCCTTACAATTTATTAGCGACGAGGGAGTGGATGTTGATTGTGCCGCGATCGCAACCCGGATTTGGCGGAATTGGAGTGAATTCTCTAGCATTTGCAGGTGCGCTCTTAGTTCAAACTCCTGAGCAACTCGAAACGCTCAAACAATTACGTCCGCTGAATTTTTTAAAGAACGTTGCGGTAATGTCCTCAATCAAGACAGGTTGA
- a CDS encoding DUF5331 domain-containing protein, with the protein MNIDQLRRSLKDRWLDYYEANRSWISRLSIWVSCEGKRRPSSSFILGVLSTEEPRLTEMLPLIVDLSNHPDRIVVALGLNFDPEQELNHKQLKAETPKYLPASSATEAPQKPRRPAEVDEACEGRNRTTPSPQ; encoded by the coding sequence GTGAACATTGATCAATTACGTCGATCGCTCAAAGACCGCTGGCTCGACTATTACGAAGCAAACCGTTCTTGGATTTCTCGGTTGTCGATCTGGGTCAGTTGCGAAGGGAAACGGCGACCGTCTTCTAGCTTTATTCTGGGTGTTCTCTCAACCGAAGAACCCCGTCTGACCGAAATGCTGCCGCTCATTGTGGACTTGAGCAATCATCCCGATCGCATTGTTGTTGCACTGGGACTGAACTTTGATCCCGAACAAGAACTGAATCACAAACAACTCAAAGCTGAAACTCCCAAGTATCTTCCTGCGAGTTCTGCAACCGAAGCGCCTCAGAAACCTCGTCGTCCGGCTGAAGTTGATGAAGCTTGCGAAGGACGCAACCGAACGACACCATCGCCTCAATAA
- a CDS encoding bifunctional folylpolyglutamate synthase/dihydrofolate synthase, whose protein sequence is MTDFSTKIDALLQTYERFGVHLGLEASLKLLSDLGNPQKQVPIIHVAGSNGKGSVCAYLSSILTEAGYKTGRYTSPHLIDWNERICINGQPIASAALYQTLLKVQSQIDPEHSPTQFEVITAAMWLYFAEQQVDIAVIEVGLGGRLDATNVVDNPLVSVIVSISREHWQRLGFTISNIAQEKAGILKANHPAVIGQLPDEAKAVVDRQIAALGCPVVYPQPSQLIGGWAHQGSLKYQLPLQGEIQLHNSALAIAAIQFLRQQNWNISDDAIVNGIANTTWAGRMQWYEWQGNRILIDGAHNPASAIALRQFVDSLNRPIHWVMGMLTTKDHADVFRALLRSQDSLYLVPVPGHSSADPSELATLAKEICPGLETCQVYPDVFAGLQAAQSESLTVLCGSLYLIGDFFQQQRDRS, encoded by the coding sequence ATGACCGATTTTTCTACAAAAATTGATGCGTTGCTCCAAACGTATGAGCGCTTCGGCGTACATTTAGGGCTAGAAGCAAGTCTGAAGCTGCTCTCAGATTTAGGCAATCCCCAAAAGCAAGTCCCAATCATCCATGTAGCAGGCAGCAATGGCAAAGGATCAGTCTGTGCGTATCTATCCAGCATTTTGACAGAAGCAGGTTATAAAACGGGTCGATATACTTCACCCCATTTAATTGATTGGAACGAGCGTATTTGCATTAACGGTCAACCGATTGCATCAGCAGCGTTATATCAAACATTGCTAAAAGTACAATCTCAGATTGATCCAGAGCATTCACCCACTCAATTTGAAGTGATTACCGCAGCAATGTGGCTTTACTTTGCTGAACAGCAAGTAGATATTGCAGTGATCGAAGTCGGATTGGGCGGAAGATTAGATGCAACCAATGTGGTTGACAATCCTTTAGTCAGCGTCATTGTGTCGATTAGTCGAGAACATTGGCAGCGATTAGGATTTACGATTTCAAATATTGCCCAAGAAAAAGCAGGAATTCTCAAAGCAAACCATCCTGCTGTCATTGGACAGTTGCCCGATGAAGCAAAAGCAGTTGTCGATCGACAAATTGCCGCGCTCGGTTGTCCTGTCGTTTATCCTCAACCCTCGCAACTCATTGGCGGTTGGGCACATCAGGGATCGCTAAAATATCAACTTCCACTTCAAGGAGAGATTCAATTACACAATTCGGCTTTAGCGATCGCTGCCATTCAATTTCTTCGTCAACAAAACTGGAATATTTCAGATGATGCCATCGTCAATGGAATTGCAAATACGACATGGGCAGGGCGGATGCAGTGGTATGAATGGCAAGGAAATCGGATTTTGATTGATGGCGCACATAATCCGGCAAGTGCGATCGCGCTACGGCAATTTGTAGATTCGCTAAATCGCCCGATTCACTGGGTAATGGGAATGCTAACGACCAAAGATCATGCAGATGTTTTTAGAGCATTATTGCGATCTCAAGATTCGCTTTATCTCGTTCCTGTACCGGGTCATAGTTCGGCTGATCCGAGTGAATTAGCCACGCTTGCAAAAGAAATTTGTCCGGGCTTGGAGACTTGTCAAGTCTATCCCGATGTCTTTGCAGGATTGCAGGCTGCCCAATCCGAGAGTCTGACAGTGCTGTGCGGCTCTTTATATTTAATTGGTGACTTTTTTCAGCAGCAGCGCGATCGCAGCTAA
- a CDS encoding DUF1499 domain-containing protein: MRRTFTLILLLSFCWLTSISPAQASLFSFSGSRPTNLGLHNDRLTECPSTPNCVNSFSSDSTHAIAPLKSSNIEKAFADLKQVIESQPRTKIIESTENYLYAEFTSKLMGFVDDVEFYLDKTSKAIQVRSASRLGESDLGVNRQRIESIRTQLSENVT, from the coding sequence ATGCGTAGAACCTTCACTCTCATTCTGCTCCTTTCATTCTGCTGGCTCACCTCTATCTCTCCGGCTCAAGCTAGCCTTTTTTCCTTTTCTGGCAGCCGTCCCACGAATTTAGGGCTACACAACGATCGCTTGACCGAGTGCCCTAGTACACCCAATTGCGTCAATAGCTTTAGCTCTGATTCGACCCATGCGATCGCTCCTCTTAAATCTTCTAACATCGAAAAAGCCTTCGCAGATCTCAAACAAGTGATTGAATCTCAACCGAGAACAAAAATTATTGAATCTACTGAGAACTATCTTTACGCTGAATTTACTAGCAAACTCATGGGCTTTGTTGATGACGTAGAGTTTTATCTAGACAAGACGAGCAAGGCGATTCAAGTGCGATCAGCATCCCGTCTTGGCGAATCTGATCTCGGTGTGAATCGGCAACGCATTGAATCGATTCGCACTCAACTGAGCGAGAACGTCACATAA
- a CDS encoding ferredoxin:protochlorophyllide reductase (ATP-dependent) subunit N gives MTLADAQPQALNFECETGNYHTFCPISCVAWLYQKIEDSFFLVIGTKTCGYFLQNAMGVMIFAEPRYAMAELEEGDISAQLNDYNELKRLCEQIKRDRNPSVIVFIGTCTTEIIKMDLEGLAPKLESEIGIPIVVARANGLDYAFTQGEDTVLAAMAQRCPTQAPTAEADKEERNAIQKLMNFGRKQEDVKREESEYVDHPPLVMFGSVPDPIVTQLSLELKHQGIKVSGWLPAKRYTELPVIEEGYYVSGVNPFLSRTATTLMRRRKAKLIGSPFPIGPDGTRAWVEKICSVFNIEPKGLEEREAKIWQSVEDYLQLIRGKSVFFMGDNLLEISLARFLIRCGMTCHEIGIPYMDKRYQAAELDFLVKTCQEMGVPVPTIVEKPDNYNQLQRIHELKPDLVITGMAHANPLEARGISTKWSVEFTFAQIHGFGNTRDILELVTRPLRRNGALKDLGWEKLVEEARV, from the coding sequence ATGACTCTCGCTGATGCTCAACCTCAAGCCCTAAACTTCGAGTGCGAAACTGGGAACTATCACACTTTTTGTCCGATTAGCTGTGTTGCCTGGCTATATCAAAAAATTGAAGATAGCTTTTTCCTCGTTATTGGCACGAAAACTTGCGGCTATTTTCTGCAAAACGCGATGGGCGTGATGATTTTTGCAGAACCTCGCTATGCCATGGCAGAACTGGAAGAAGGCGATATTTCTGCTCAGTTGAACGATTACAACGAATTGAAGCGGCTCTGTGAGCAGATTAAGCGCGATCGTAATCCCAGTGTGATTGTGTTCATCGGTACTTGCACCACCGAAATTATCAAAATGGATTTAGAAGGGCTAGCACCGAAACTCGAATCCGAGATTGGTATTCCCATTGTCGTTGCGCGGGCAAATGGTCTAGATTACGCCTTTACACAAGGAGAAGACACGGTTTTAGCAGCAATGGCGCAACGCTGTCCAACCCAAGCTCCAACCGCGGAAGCAGACAAAGAGGAGCGTAATGCAATCCAGAAGTTGATGAACTTTGGACGCAAACAGGAAGATGTGAAGCGCGAAGAGTCAGAATATGTGGATCATCCGCCGCTCGTAATGTTTGGGTCTGTTCCTGATCCGATCGTGACTCAGCTTTCCTTGGAATTAAAGCATCAAGGGATCAAGGTTTCAGGATGGTTGCCTGCGAAGCGTTATACTGAGCTTCCCGTAATCGAGGAAGGATACTATGTGTCGGGCGTGAATCCGTTCCTGTCAAGAACTGCTACAACATTGATGCGACGACGGAAAGCGAAATTGATTGGATCGCCCTTTCCAATTGGGCCAGATGGAACAAGAGCTTGGGTTGAAAAGATTTGCTCAGTGTTTAACATTGAGCCGAAAGGATTAGAGGAGCGGGAAGCAAAAATTTGGCAAAGTGTTGAAGACTACCTGCAATTGATTCGCGGCAAGTCAGTGTTCTTCATGGGCGATAACTTGCTCGAGATTTCGCTGGCTCGGTTTTTGATTCGGTGCGGGATGACTTGTCATGAGATCGGCATTCCGTACATGGACAAGCGGTATCAGGCAGCGGAATTAGATTTCTTAGTGAAAACCTGTCAAGAAATGGGCGTTCCAGTTCCGACGATCGTTGAAAAGCCAGATAACTATAATCAGTTGCAGCGAATTCATGAATTGAAACCGGACTTAGTCATTACGGGAATGGCTCACGCAAATCCACTAGAGGCGCGTGGAATTAGTACGAAGTGGTCGGTCGAGTTTACGTTTGCTCAGATTCACGGATTTGGGAATACGCGGGACATTTTGGAGTTAGTAACACGACCACTGCGGCGAAACGGGGCGTTGAAGGATTTAGGTTGGGAAAAACTGGTAGAGGAAGCGCGAGTTTAA
- the thrB gene encoding homoserine kinase, translating into MSITVRVPATTANLGAGFDCLGAALTLYNEFQFSPIDSGLKITATGAEADRVALDSSNMVYQTVVKFFDRVQQSVPAIAIDIKMDVPLARGLGSSATAIVGGLVGANAIAGSPMSQSEIAAFATEIEGHPDNVVPALIGGCRLAASGIDRAWEICDIPWDASIVPIVAIPNFELSTAEARGVLPTEYSRADAIFNTAHLGLFVRGVETGNADWLKAALQDRIHQPYREKLIKGYDAVREAAIAAGAYGVVISGAGSTVLALAHQQCSDSVRFAMEKAWTGLGVGVDAKCLAIDTQGTRIINTL; encoded by the coding sequence ATGTCTATTACTGTTCGTGTCCCCGCTACGACTGCCAATCTTGGAGCCGGATTCGATTGTCTAGGAGCGGCTCTCACGCTCTACAACGAATTTCAATTCTCGCCGATCGACTCTGGCTTGAAAATTACGGCAACCGGAGCGGAAGCTGATCGCGTTGCTCTCGATTCTAGCAACATGGTCTATCAGACGGTTGTCAAATTCTTCGATCGCGTTCAGCAATCTGTTCCTGCGATCGCAATTGATATCAAGATGGATGTTCCCTTGGCGCGGGGACTGGGAAGTTCAGCAACAGCAATTGTCGGCGGACTGGTGGGAGCAAACGCGATCGCAGGGTCGCCGATGAGTCAAAGTGAGATTGCAGCTTTTGCGACTGAGATTGAAGGACATCCGGACAATGTTGTGCCTGCTCTGATTGGGGGGTGCCGATTGGCTGCATCAGGAATTGATCGAGCATGGGAAATCTGTGATATTCCTTGGGACGCGAGCATTGTTCCGATCGTTGCCATTCCGAACTTTGAGCTTTCAACGGCTGAAGCTCGCGGCGTGTTGCCGACAGAGTATAGCCGTGCGGATGCGATTTTTAATACGGCGCATTTAGGACTATTCGTTCGAGGTGTAGAAACGGGAAATGCCGATTGGCTAAAAGCTGCTTTGCAAGATCGGATTCATCAACCGTATCGCGAAAAATTAATCAAAGGATACGATGCGGTGAGAGAAGCCGCGATCGCAGCAGGGGCTTATGGTGTGGTCATTAGTGGAGCCGGATCGACAGTTCTAGCGCTCGCTCATCAGCAATGCTCGGACTCTGTTAGATTCGCAATGGAGAAAGCTTGGACAGGGTTAGGCGTTGGAGTCGATGCGAAATGTTTAGCGATCGACACCCAAGGAACTCGCATTATCAATACACTCTAG
- the bchL gene encoding ferredoxin:protochlorophyllide reductase (ATP-dependent) iron-sulfur ATP-binding protein, with amino-acid sequence MKLAVYGKGGIGKSTTSCNISVALAKRGKKVLQIGCDPKHDSTFTLTGFLIPTIIDTLQEKDYHYEDVWAEDVIYKGYGGVDCVEAGGPPAGAGCGGYVVGETVKLLKELNAFDEYDVILFDVLGDVVCGGFAAPLNYADYCMIVTDNGFDALFAANRIAASVREKARTHPLRLAGLIGNRTAKRDLIEKYVDAVPMPILEVLPLIEDIRVSRVKGKTLFEMAESDPSLNYVCDYYLNIADQILANPEGVVPKDAADRDLFSLLSDFYLNPQQPKTAEEELDLMMV; translated from the coding sequence GTGAAACTCGCAGTGTATGGCAAAGGCGGCATCGGCAAATCGACGACAAGCTGCAACATCTCAGTCGCATTGGCAAAACGCGGCAAAAAGGTTTTACAAATCGGTTGCGATCCCAAGCACGATAGTACGTTTACCTTGACTGGCTTCTTGATTCCAACCATTATTGATACGCTTCAGGAAAAGGACTATCACTATGAGGATGTCTGGGCTGAAGATGTTATCTACAAAGGCTATGGCGGTGTGGACTGTGTAGAGGCAGGTGGGCCTCCAGCAGGAGCAGGCTGCGGTGGTTATGTAGTCGGTGAAACGGTCAAACTGCTCAAAGAACTGAACGCATTTGACGAATATGATGTGATTCTGTTTGATGTCTTAGGAGACGTGGTTTGTGGCGGATTCGCTGCTCCATTGAACTATGCAGACTATTGCATGATCGTGACAGATAACGGATTTGATGCGTTGTTTGCAGCAAATCGGATTGCGGCTTCGGTCAGAGAGAAAGCGCGGACACATCCACTACGATTAGCAGGACTGATTGGTAATCGAACCGCCAAGCGGGATTTGATTGAAAAGTATGTCGATGCAGTTCCGATGCCGATCTTGGAAGTGTTGCCTTTGATTGAAGACATTCGCGTTTCGCGAGTCAAAGGAAAAACCTTGTTTGAAATGGCGGAGTCTGATCCCTCATTGAACTATGTGTGTGATTACTATCTGAACATTGCTGATCAGATTTTGGCAAATCCTGAAGGAGTCGTTCCGAAAGATGCTGCCGATCGCGATTTATTCTCGTTGCTGTCTGACTTCTATCTCAATCCACAACAGCCAAAAACTGCCGAGGAAGAATTAGATTTGATGATGGTCTAA
- a CDS encoding hybrid sensor histidine kinase/response regulator gives MIPISLVPVRILLVDDTPTNLKVLSEALQGQGWKTLMATDGESAIEQAEYALPDLILLDVMMPGIDGFETCQRLKANAKVQHIPIIFMTALSDSINKVRGLELGAVDYITKPFQQEEVIARVKLHLSISHLNQSLQTKIAEQAETEAQLQQLAQELEQRVRDRTAELEISLHQLKTTQLQLVQSEKMSTLGQLVAGVGHEINNPINFVSGNLKHIDDYTRDLFALIQMYQRKDSAEDIAEFIEDIDLEYVAEDLPKLIKSIHEGVHRLKDISLSLRSFARSDISSKTEFQLREGIESTIMLLKHRLKANEKHPEIQIIRQYAELPPISCYPGQLNQVFMNLIANAIDAFEEKNETRSYAEIVESPNMIWISTEIDRSNQTVLIRVKDNGLGMLPEIQSQIFEPSFTTKPVGKGTGLGLPISRQIVNEKHGGQLECRSIVGEGTEFTISLPI, from the coding sequence ATGATCCCGATTTCATTGGTCCCGGTTCGCATCTTGCTTGTAGATGATACACCAACCAACCTGAAAGTCCTGTCTGAAGCGCTGCAAGGGCAAGGCTGGAAAACATTGATGGCAACAGATGGAGAATCTGCGATCGAGCAAGCCGAGTACGCACTCCCGGATTTGATTTTGCTGGATGTGATGATGCCTGGGATTGATGGATTTGAAACCTGTCAGCGTCTCAAAGCCAACGCTAAAGTACAGCACATTCCCATCATTTTTATGACCGCTCTCTCTGATTCTATCAATAAAGTTAGAGGGTTAGAACTAGGCGCGGTCGATTATATTACCAAGCCCTTTCAGCAAGAAGAAGTCATTGCTCGCGTTAAGCTGCATTTAAGTATTTCGCACCTCAATCAATCCCTACAAACGAAAATTGCCGAGCAAGCCGAAACCGAGGCGCAACTGCAACAATTAGCTCAGGAACTAGAACAACGAGTTCGAGATCGTACCGCCGAATTAGAAATATCACTGCATCAATTAAAGACGACTCAATTGCAATTAGTGCAGAGTGAGAAAATGTCTACACTGGGTCAACTTGTTGCAGGTGTCGGACATGAGATTAATAATCCGATTAATTTTGTCAGCGGCAATCTCAAACACATTGATGATTACACACGCGATTTGTTTGCGTTAATTCAGATGTATCAGCGCAAAGATTCTGCTGAAGATATTGCAGAATTTATTGAAGATATTGATTTAGAGTATGTTGCCGAAGACTTGCCAAAATTAATCAAATCAATTCATGAAGGGGTTCATCGCCTCAAGGATATTAGTCTTTCGCTACGCTCGTTTGCGCGATCAGATATCTCTTCAAAAACTGAATTTCAACTGCGTGAGGGAATTGAAAGCACCATTATGCTGCTCAAACATCGCCTGAAAGCAAATGAGAAACATCCTGAAATTCAAATTATTCGACAATATGCAGAACTACCACCAATTAGCTGCTATCCAGGGCAACTCAACCAGGTCTTTATGAATTTGATTGCGAATGCGATCGATGCTTTTGAAGAGAAAAATGAAACGCGCTCTTATGCAGAGATTGTAGAGTCTCCCAACATGATATGGATTTCAACCGAGATTGATCGCTCAAATCAAACAGTTCTAATCCGTGTCAAGGATAATGGACTGGGGATGCTGCCTGAGATTCAATCCCAGATTTTTGAACCCAGTTTTACGACGAAGCCAGTTGGAAAAGGAACGGGACTTGGATTACCAATTAGCCGGCAAATTGTGAATGAAAAGCATGGAGGGCAGTTAGAATGCCGCTCTATTGTGGGTGAAGGCACGGAATTTACGATCTCGCTGCCGATTTAA